Proteins found in one Chloroflexota bacterium genomic segment:
- a CDS encoding PIG-L family deacetylase, with protein sequence MNVLCLVAHPDDETILCGGTLALLAARGAAVHVACLTRGEGGELGEPPLTGREHLGDMREQEMVCAVGKLGGKSLTFLGYVDPVVGPEDKLFAPEHDPTMLAGQIVAAIQQFKIDVVITHGSNGEYGHPAHMLMNQMTLAAVASLRQEVEAQPAFPNHLTTQPPSFYTFAAAFPDHPYPRLANAEDSADLILDVSAMLDKKDAAALCHKTQNALFVRRRSEQMGRPVTVREALLSVESLHRVFGQPGDELSKLLIR encoded by the coding sequence ATGAACGTTCTCTGCCTTGTAGCTCATCCCGACGACGAAACGATCTTGTGCGGCGGCACGCTGGCCCTGCTGGCCGCGAGAGGCGCGGCGGTTCACGTAGCCTGCCTCACCCGCGGCGAGGGCGGCGAACTTGGCGAGCCGCCGCTGACCGGCCGCGAGCATTTGGGCGACATGCGCGAGCAGGAGATGGTGTGCGCCGTCGGCAAGCTGGGTGGCAAGAGCCTGACGTTTCTGGGCTACGTTGACCCCGTCGTCGGCCCCGAGGACAAACTCTTTGCGCCCGAACACGACCCAACGATGCTGGCCGGGCAAATTGTGGCCGCCATCCAGCAATTCAAGATTGATGTCGTCATCACCCACGGCTCCAACGGCGAATACGGCCACCCGGCCCACATGTTGATGAATCAGATGACGCTGGCGGCGGTCGCTTCTTTGCGCCAGGAAGTAGAAGCGCAACCGGCATTTCCCAACCACCTTACCACCCAACCACCCAGTTTCTACACCTTCGCCGCCGCTTTCCCTGATCATCCTTACCCGCGCCTCGCCAACGCCGAAGACTCCGCTGATCTGATCCTCGACGTGTCGGCTATGCTCGACAAAAAAGATGCCGCCGCCCTGTGCCACAAAACGCAGAACGCTCTCTTCGTCCGCCGCCGTTCGGAGCAAATGGGCCGCCCCGTCACCGTGCGCGAAGCTTTGCTCTCGGTCGAAAGCCTCCATCGCGTCTTCGGTCAGCCTGGTGACGAATTGTCGAAATTGTTGATCCGTTAG
- a CDS encoding D-tyrosyl-tRNA(Tyr) deacylase: MRVVIQRVAKGSVTVEGKRVAEIGKGLVVLVGVGKGDTQEQADWLAEKIANLRIFEDEAGKMNRSVLEVGGSAIVVSQFTLHADAQRGRRPSFIDAAPPSEAEPLVEYFAKRLQFYGVPVQTGVFRAMMLVEILNDGPVTILLEK, from the coding sequence TTGCGAGTAGTAATTCAGCGAGTTGCTAAAGGCTCAGTCACAGTTGAGGGCAAGCGTGTGGCCGAGATCGGCAAAGGGTTGGTGGTGCTGGTCGGCGTGGGCAAAGGCGACACGCAAGAGCAGGCCGATTGGCTGGCCGAGAAGATCGCCAACCTGCGAATCTTTGAGGATGAAGCCGGGAAGATGAACCGCTCAGTGCTGGAAGTGGGCGGGAGCGCCATCGTCGTCTCGCAGTTCACGCTCCACGCCGACGCGCAGAGAGGGCGGCGACCCTCATTCATTGACGCCGCCCCACCCTCCGAGGCCGAGCCGCTCGTCGAATACTTTGCCAAGCGACTACAGTTTTACGGCGTGCCTGTGCAAACCGGAGTCTTTCGAGCGATGATGCTGGTGGAGATTTTGAACGACGGGCCGGTGACTATTTTGCTTGAGAAGTAG
- a CDS encoding nitronate monooxygenase: MSIELAPSHKIGLPLASPLIAGGGAFGFADEYASLAGETRFSRFGAFVTNPLTLRPRSPANQQHVIPFPGGTLIHTGLPNPGLSAAIRDYEHKWERLGCPVIVHVAATTVDEVAMCAEKLERVESVAGIEIGFRDDEPLAEAEAMLRAAVQRARQPVIVSLPQARAPAFARMAERVGAQAVTATAPPRGTMRHKDEWVSGRLYGPALLPQTLSLVRELKTQTALPIISAGGVHTKDDVEAMLAAGATAVMVDSVVWVQPGFFDNG; encoded by the coding sequence TTGTCTATCGAGCTTGCTCCTTCTCACAAAATCGGCCTGCCGTTAGCCTCGCCCCTCATCGCCGGCGGCGGCGCGTTTGGCTTCGCCGACGAGTATGCCTCGCTCGCGGGTGAAACCCGTTTCTCGCGCTTCGGGGCATTCGTCACCAACCCGCTCACGCTCCGCCCGCGCTCACCTGCTAACCAGCAACACGTCATTCCATTTCCGGGTGGAACATTGATTCACACCGGCCTGCCTAACCCCGGCCTGTCGGCGGCTATCCGCGACTACGAGCACAAGTGGGAAAGATTGGGTTGCCCGGTCATCGTTCACGTGGCGGCTACCACTGTGGATGAAGTGGCAATGTGCGCAGAGAAGTTGGAGCGGGTGGAGTCGGTTGCCGGAATCGAGATCGGCTTTCGCGACGACGAGCCGCTGGCCGAGGCCGAAGCGATGTTGCGAGCCGCCGTCCAGCGCGCCCGTCAACCCGTCATCGTCAGCCTGCCGCAGGCGCGGGCACCGGCTTTTGCGCGAATGGCCGAGAGGGTTGGGGCGCAGGCGGTGACGGCGACTGCCCCGCCGCGTGGCACAATGCGACACAAAGACGAATGGGTGAGCGGGCGGCTTTACGGCCCGGCGCTCTTGCCGCAAACGTTGAGCCTTGTCCGCGAACTAAAAACACAAACCGCCCTGCCGATCATCAGCGCAGGCGGCGTGCATACGAAGGATGATGTTGAAGCGATGCTGGCAGCAGGGGCAACCGCCGTGATGGTGGATAGCGTTGTTTGGGTTCAGCCCGGCTTTTTTGACAACGGATGA